The Myxococcota bacterium genome includes the window TGCGATCGCCCTCGGGATCAACGCGATGACGCTGGTCTTCACGGGCTCGGCGGTCGTGGCCCTCGAGCGCTTTGCGCGCGCCTCGCGGCGCTGGTCCACGCGGATCGCCTGCATCGCGTTCTGGGCGCTGGCCCTCGGCGGCTTCAGCCTCTACCTGCAGTCGCCCGAGGCGTCGGGCAGTGGGGACGGCGCTTCCTTCGGTGCGTTCCTGCGCGGAACCGGACGGGCGCTGATCGGCGTGCTCGTCTTCAGCGGCATCGCCGCGGCCCTGCTGCGCTTCCTGCCCGCCCGCGGGCTCCTGGTCGGCGTTCTGGTGGTGCTGGGGGTGGCGACGGCCCTGGTGCTCGGTGGCTCGGGTCAGCCCGGCTACGCCGCCGCCCCGTTCGTCGTGGCGCTGGTGATCGCGTTGTGGGCGAGTTGGCGTCGACGCCGTCGCGCCGACGCGATGGCCTCGGACGTCGAGCGCATGTTCGGGGTGTTGGCCGCCAGTCTCGTCGTGGGGATTCCGCTCGCGATGGCCGTTTCCGAGCCGGCGACCGAGCTCGCGGCGGTGGGTGCCGGGCTCTTCGGCCTGCTCGGCGGCGCCACCCTGATGGGCCTGGTGCCCCTCGCGATCGCCGGGATCATCGACACGCGCAAGACCGCCGAGTGGTTCATCGCGGTGCGCTACCTGCTCGCGAAGCGGCGCCAGACCTTCATCTCGATCATCACCGGCATCTGCGTCGTCGGCATCGCCGTGGGCGTCTGGCTGATCATCGTCGTGCTGTCGGTGATGAACGGTTTCGAGCGCACCTGGCGCGACGAGATCATCGGCAATCGCGCCCACTTCACCGTCCAGAGCGGCCTCGGGCCGATCGACGACTACGCGTCGATCGTCGAGGCGGTCTCCCGGAGCGAGGGCGTGACCGCCGCGTCGCCCTTCCTCGATGCCGAGGGCATGGTGCGCGGGGAGGCCGGCGAGATCGTGGCCGTGCGGGTGCGCGGCGTCGACGCGGCGCGTGTGGGCGGCGTGACCGACCTCGAATCGGACCTCGTGGAGGGCAGCCTGGATCGGCTGCTGCCCGAGAACGACACCGGCGACGAGCCGGCGAT containing:
- a CDS encoding lipoprotein-releasing ABC transporter permease subunit, whose amino-acid sequence is MGDWAIGFWTWLTAAGGTLALVFIAAIALGINAMTLVFTGSAVVALERFARASRRWSTRIACIAFWALALGGFSLYLQSPEASGSGDGASFGAFLRGTGRALIGVLVFSGIAAALLRFLPARGLLVGVLVVLGVATALVLGGSGQPGYAAAPFVVALVIALWASWRRRRRADAMASDVERMFGVLAASLVVGIPLAMAVSEPATELAAVGAGLFGLLGGATLMGLVPLAIAGIIDTRKTAEWFIAVRYLLAKRRQTFISIITGICVVGIAVGVWLIIVVLSVMNGFERTWRDEIIGNRAHFTVQSGLGPIDDYASIVEAVSRSEGVTAASPFLDAEGMVRGEAGEIVAVRVRGVDAARVGGVTDLESDLVEGSLDRLLPENDTGDEPAILIGSQLAASLGLRVGESMLLISPFGGPQTPLGPAPRLKRFQVAGIFESSFFQYDEMFTYVNLPAAQDFRRVGDVVDGIEARTTDFYRSRSVGEQVQRNLGFPFYTRDWKEFFPAFFQALKSERVMMFILLTMIMVVAAFSIVSTLVMMIMEKSSDIAILKTMGAEDSAIERIFALEGTLIGLVGTALGVIAGIAVTARIAFIQRAIESVIGIDTLPASVYQFSTLPAELDAGQIALAVGVAMVLALGATLLPSRQASRLDPVESLRYE